Below is a genomic region from Cotesia glomerata isolate CgM1 linkage group LG5, MPM_Cglom_v2.3, whole genome shotgun sequence.
CTGATGAAGCAAACCTCATCTTCAGATTCTGATTCATCGTCTTCAGAAATAGTGGAAAGAGAAATTTTGTCTTTACACCGGGTAATAGAAACGTTAAGAGCTTCATCAAGGCAATCGAGATGCAGGTCGTGATGCGTAGGATAGTGGACAAGTGGCTTAGCATCAACAGTATCCAGTATGTCATCGACATGATCGTATTCTACAAAAGTCGTTGAAATATTTCCATTGTAACTGTGCTCTATTTCAGACTCAGCCATTTCCCAAAGCTTCAAAGCTTCTTTCTCACCATCGCTCAGATTCTTCACCAGGCTGTCACTCTCATCACTCTCAGATGATTCTCTTCCATCAGAAGACTGAGCTCCTGTTTCCTGAACTTTTTCAGCTTCATCAACCTCGTTCTGAACTTCTTGACCGCTACTGACTTCACCTTGGTACTCAATGatacaaaatttaacaattttgcCGTTTACCTCATTCTTTTCCTTGCTATCATCGGACTTGGTATTATCAACTGATATTTCTTCGCGTTCAGACTCTTCATTCTGCTCAGAACTATTAACAGCAATATCTTCTTCATTATGACCATCAACTTCCATTGAATCAATCTCTTTACCAGCAGTGTTATCAATGTTAACATCATCAACGTCAACATCTAACTCAGCCAAAGAAGCTTGGCTGTTCTTGAAAATCTCCTCCACCTGGTTCTTAAACTGCTTCAGCGCATCAGAGTAAGTCGAGTCACCATTACTGGTCTCTAAGCCATCCGAAGCTTTGGAGGACTCATCAATATTAACCTGCTCGGCGATGCACTTGAGTTTTTGTAGAATTTCAGTCGACTCCGCTGCTGTTAACTTCCCGTCAGGATTCAAATGCAAGTCATTGATAACTCCAGAGAAGAATATTTCCTTTATTCTACCTTCATCCAAAGAATTAACGTCCTCAGTGATTGCCTTCAGCTTGTTAATAAAGTCCTCTTTACTTTCTGTACACTCCACATTTTCATCAACGATTTTTAAACTAGACTCCTGTTGAATTTGCAATTCTTTTATTTCGGTATTAGTATtttctttaactttttttaggtTAAAACTCTCTGAAGACTCTGATGTGTCACGTGGAGATTCTTCTTGAGATTCATGAGAATCTTGACGTTCCAGCGCCTGTTCCGAAGAATTTGAGgagtttttatcaataatgTGATGAATTATTTCATCAATAACGGTATATTTATCAGCAATATTCTCTTCAGAGTCTTCgttgaaagaaattttatgaataatctcacttatttcttcttttaccTCTTCAGGATCTATCTGTTCTTCAGTGTTAGCTTCTTCTGAATGACTTTCAGTATGAACTTCAGGCTTACTTTCTTCCTCAAAAAGGTTTTCTAAGTTTCCAAAATCGTCGTCATCTTCAATTTTAGAATCAGCTTCTTCTTTTATTACTATTCTTTCTGTTCCAATTCCATCTTCTTCTACAGAACTAATCTCTTTATTAATCTCAATATCTTCGGCATTGCTATCATCTTCCACTTTACAAGCTACTTCATCAACAAAGTCGATTTCTTCTTTACCATCTCGCGTTCCTTCTCCGTTACCAGCAAGATAGGCTTCTTCATTACCAAGTGGAGCCTCTACTTCATTTTTAGCATCATGCTCAGCATTTTCACTTCCATCAAATCGAGTTTGATCCTCCAAACTCTTAACAGCATTGACTTCAATACAAGCTGAATCTATAACATTATCAACTAATCTATTAGCTTCAATCAAAGTAGCTCTTTCCTCCAATCCctcaataatttcattaacagTAGTCTCAATATCTTTGTGAAACTCTCCTTCGTCTTCAACTTTTATTTCTGGCAGTTCAAAATCAGCTGATTCATGAGTAACGTTAGCTTCCAACTCAATAGAATTATCAAACAAATCAATGGTCTTGTTTAAGTCAACGACattatcttctttttcttcatcTTCAGCAATAGGATCGTCCCAAATATAAAAAGAATCATGATCAGTGGGTGACAAACTTCCTATCGGAGCAAGTATTAAGCACTGTGGGCATTTTTTACCGCAATAAATGTGCTCGTTACCTTCTTCGCCATCTTGGATCTCAGCCGTAGGAGTCAAACTGTAAATGACACTCATATGCGACGAATTTAGGTTGTATTTCATTGATGCATCTGAACTTGGCAGATGGAAGTTCAACGATCGCATGGATTTAGAAGGAGTCAAATTGACATTAATACTGTCAATTACTTCAGTCATGCTGTCTTCACGTTGATATTTCTTCCCACTGACAAGTGGTGAAGAAAATCTCCAGGGTTGACTATCGTTCAACTCTTTAGCAAATGAAGATTCTAAAGTATCTAGCGGCTCATTGAACCACTCAAGATTGTCAATCAACTCGGGGGAAATCGATTCTGTTTCAGTTATCAAATTCTTCTCATCAGTTACAGCACAATCCAAGTTCTTCTCAACTACTGTCTGAACACTAGCAACATCTTCGGAACTTGGTTCTTGATCAGAGGCCAATTTTTCCCCTGAAGATGTCATACTCAGCGGATTAGCAATGTTCCCATTGACATCAGCTTCACTGACATTAACGTCCGTATTAACGAACTCGAAGCTGCCAGCTGTTGGTAAGCAATCTTTACTGACCTGTACATTTTTGATAGGCGTGCTTTCGTACTGCACTTCGCCGAACTGATAAAATGGCGACATGCTTATCGGACTGACCCGCAGATCAACAGGCACAGGTCGCAGTTCACATTCCTTTAAATGACTCTCAGTCTCCACATAAGTTTCACTCAATACTTGCCGGTTCATGGCTTCTTCAACAAGACGTGGGCTCTGCAGGTCTTGCAGTTTCAGGACTGGTAACGACAAGCGAGGAAGTTTACATACTGAACAGCTTGAAGAGGCCAATGGTACGTATGCTCGCTTGCGTGATTTTATCAATCCAGTGTTGATGTTGATATTGTTTTCAGTATTGTCATTAATATTGCGGCCAGTTAAAGCTAGAGATGAGTATTTTGAAATAAGTTGCTTGACTGAACTTTGGCCTTGGTTGGTATTAATGAAATTCAGATTGACATCAGAAGCGCTTTGACTAGCTTGAATtgttaaattagaatttttatattgcgCGTACACTTTGTCGTATTGGTCAAAAAATATACGACGGCGATAAGATTTTATTCGGGAGTTTAAATTCGGGTAAGTGGATTTATATTTTGGAGATGAAACtccaaaaatgtttaaattgtCCAGTGACTTAGACTGCGGGTTTAATGATTTTAGGGGtgttaatgttattaatttagtCCTCTCAAGATGTATCTCTTCATGTGCATCAAGACGCCACCGACCGTAATCGCTGACTGGAATCTCCTCGCTACCCTCATCATTGCTCGATGCTTCATAATCTGTAAATTATATTGTCCAAAAAACTCCTAAAGCGAccgattttttaacatttactGATTTTTATAACGATTTTACGTTGCCGTCGTCGTATTGATCACAAACCGCTCGCACCATTAGTTTTATTACTTCTTAAAAACATgttattcattcatttatttatcaataacatTCATTAGATTATTagtcaattgattttatttagttgAGGAATTTAGTTATggtcattaaaaaatctaaaggtAACAAGCGTGCACCTGGGTGCGAGCGTTTGGTGACAAGCAATGGATCTTTAAATAAGCGGATGATTAATAtaagtattaaacaaattaaaaaaaaaaaattattttaattgtttgataAATGTAAATGAGTACATAAAGCGAGATATGCACATGCATAAGCAATTCATATGAGCGTGAgagtgattatttttttattttttggtgcATGCTTTTTCAACTCACCTCGTTTACTGCGATTATTCATGGGTTCAATAGCTGAACGCCGCATCtcgtttaaaaattcagtcGTTGGGTCGACTATTAAAGAAGAAGATAACAAAAAGAACAtgcgataaattttgaaatttgaaaaaattcggttttttattgtttgagttaatttaagaagggtttacattttttctgtctctcgccctctattggacaaacgaaagtatctctgtcatacttgtacaacttatggaatcttaaaacgcattttatgcataaataaatgaaaattttccaaaaaagcgcttcgctcttcgatagataatttaattatctatcgaagagcgaagcgtttttttcaaaattttatcttattcatgagcaaaactcgtttgaaaatcaactatcaaccACTCTTAAAAAAGGGATTTTTggtgttaataaattttaattgattttttgaagtCAAAAATTCGATGTTGAATAAattagtgtaattttttaaagcagaTAAAATTTCccgaaattaatttatgattttttgaaaaaaaatttgcaatatttataaaactaaatatttttttttttttacatttaaattttctttctattgaaaaattaagaattatttttttttaattcaagttttAATTCTGTACctcatatattaaattatttgtggaTTTTAGGTAAGATTGTGGCTTACCTCCAATCTTTTGCCGATTTAAAGGAGCAATTTGAGATTGTGTAGTAACAGTTTGAGTCGGAAGATTCGATACCGTCACCGAATTGGAAGTGGATTTATCCGCATCATTTTCATGCTCATGCATTTTTCCTGATTCGTGCATTCGTTATCATGCATTaggtttttatgatatttaaatttatcaaatgtttaagaataaatttcatgCTCAAACAatgataatagtaataataataaaatatcaaccAATTGAAAGTGAAAACTTACCATCACTTAATACAACTTCTGCCTGACTTGGTTTAGGTACGCGTTTTGTTTCTATCCGCAGTACACGAGgttctaaaaataaacaaataaattaatcaataattctaATATTAGCTTATAAatcaagtaattaattattaacaaataatttaccaTCTCGACTTTCTTCTTCAGTTTCAGATGTCACAGAGATAGGTGATTGAATTGGAGATTTGGCAGTGCTTGATTCATGGGTCGCTCTACTAATATTAAATGACGATAATGCTTCTGATTCCGACTGCGATTCATCATCTGGTTAATTTAATGagtttagaaaataaaaaaatatgtatctcataaatgaataaacttaaaaatcgctaaaaaaaaaacttacataTATCTCCTTTAGTTTTACGTTCAACTTCTTTTTTGTACTGATCAAGTTCTTGATCAGTGACCGCGTCGAATGGATTTTTGGCGTACGGAGTTTTGTATACCATTGCATTGTGTTGGAAATTACGTTGGATAATACCTTTACTTGCTGCACCTACCAATACTACTTGTTCACCAGTGCCACTGATAGTTGCGTcctgttgaataaaaaaaaattttttttaagaaaaaaaattgttttaagaaaaaaaaatgtctataataattaatttctttaaaacataaaaaaaatttagtgaaatttaCCTGCATTTTTTTAGCTTCTTCCCACGAAACGCCTTCCAAAATATGTGACTGTGGTCCAGCTGATATTTTATCCGCTCTACGGTAGTCTTTAAtctatgttaaaaaatcaattattaattattaattcaaaatagttaagaaaagtaatagataataaataaatgatgaaCTAACCTGCTGTTGAAGTTGTTTAAATTCTTTTGGATTAGTATTCTTGGGTACAAACTGTAACGCACTATCAATCCTTACTGGCGTACTGCTACTGTGTGTTGGTGATCCATCAGACACCCACTGAAGACAAAACCAGAATTGTTAAACGACCCAGTCGATTTTAACCACcagaaatagtaataatagtagtaataataataattaaaaattaaaagtaaattaaataagcATTTATAAGCCGGTTAAAAAAATGACTCGATTAAATGTGTGCCTGTCTCGTCAATGGCTATTGATATATACactcacaaaaataaaaataaaaacactcgattattatttttttttcttgttttgaaaaaaaatcttagaaaAGACAAAGGGTCGACAAATCTGGTTTTGTCAATCAGCTGATGTATACCCTGGCCACTGTCCGTATAATTACTTTTCAAATTACGATGACCAACAGGCACACATTCATTCAGAGTCATTGtcatatgattaattatttaaatactacaatgtttttatgatgatatatttttgataattgataaatcaattaattatcaatcgtgatagaattaattgttattttttttttttttttttttaatgaacccAATGTTTcccagttaaataaaaatagttataaaaatactgaaaataaattttattgagaataaataattggTGGTTGATCCTCATGCTCCgaaatgttttaactaattaattaagattGTGAAAGTGGACCCTAGcgatagaaaaaaagttgcaGACTTATTTGAGAATagttaacataaataataaataataaaaataagaaacgaCTTAATCCAAATTCCgagaatatttttcattgGGATTTACCTCCTCTGCATTTTGATCCACCcactaaataaaaaacaaagtcaagaaaaaagtaatattaGTTAACACGATTGActtcaatcaattaattaactaattataaaatataaataaaaaaaatcccgtCCTAATCTTTTTCACTTCACACTCACACGCATGTCctgatttcaataattttatttatctatttatttatagtaaatTCTACTGGACTtaactttgaaatttattaaaaaaatattttttttcaaagctgtgtaactttatttaaacatCGCAGCtacagaaagaaaaatgacAATCCATCTTATAAATAtcgcttttttaaaaaataatattaaattcatgaaaagcaaaagcttttttttattattaattcataataaactaaataaaatttatttttgatttttatattctGGCACTAAATAAATGGCATTGCACATCATTTTTAACCCTTCGTCACTCGCGTCATGAGCAGATCGCCGCCTAACAACTACTCAACCTATAGAGACTCACTATAGTGcgagcgagaaactaaaaaagacgcgagtgacgaagggttaaatatctatctatataaatataataaaataatttggaatGTAGCTAGccaataataatacaaatgtatatttccattaaaaaaaaaaaaaaatggaatgtaaaaattaattttataaatttacttttcatgatttgataaaaagtgcaattacatttatatatatttataattattaagcaTCGCTTTGTTCAAGCATCAAATACATACGATTACTGCGTTTAGTTATAATCTCATTAGTAAAAACATGTAGACATTTCAATAGATTATTATATCAAAGCGTAACacatagtaataatatttcaatatatatttttaattgaaaagttTTGTTATTcgttttataaaactttttttttagactttcTTTATGAACAATCtgaatttagttaattactattttttattattatataaatttatcattactgaagagaaatactttttagatgatatatttttaatttttataacattgagacaaatctcattaaatattatttacgaTGATTAATGACTCTATTTTTAACTACGAATTTTAACCATACctgtaaaattgataatttcattattgAGGTACAGACAAGATAACTCggtactttttaataatttgattcaagttgactagttttttttatagttatgaattattattttcacaaaAGAATTGATTGATTcagtaagaaaaaattctaataaaaaaaaaaagatgaccTAAACTAaacgaaaataaatttttcacttttctTATGCTTGTAAATACGTaaagtgtaaaatatttataattgtatcGTATTATTTGaagattattaatcaatagggaatgttttttttttttttttttaaatcatcaaaTAACTACTcggttttattttcaaaagtaaTAACTTCTACCTTTGTTATTTTCTTAGGATCCGGCGTTCCGGTCTCGAGTATTTCCACTTTTTGATAAACATTCGGTGAATTTAACCAACGTGATCTGTCGGCACCTTTACGTCCTCCTTTCCATAATCTGtaattacaaacaaataaccaaaaataaataataataataataaaattaatgattgtatgaattaaaaaaattttttcaaacgaCTTAACaattatagtaaaataaattaatggaaaataagataaactttaattaatgaaaaatgttaTACCCTTGTTTATAAAGTTCTTCTTCTTCCAATAAGTAGCCAAGTGAAGAAACAGCTGGTGGTACTTCAACATCGTTACGTGGTCTAGGTGGCTCACTTTTAATTAATGGATGTCGGTAAATATAACCAGTACGAAAAccctacaataaaaaataaaaataattcaaataaattcttaacaaagttaataaattttggctgaaattttcgatatttttaattacaatataaatagtttgggtatttttgaaataaattttaaaaataatattgctaTGACAGAATCTATTACCGATAATTTAAAGGACAAATGTGACGGAGCAAGCTTATATAACCAGAAAACTATTCACAACTCCTCCAAAAacttgacataaaaaattttcaagatattttttataccaaatttaacaataaaaatctcttttaacataaaaaatatgctcgtcacaaaattttccttgttCTCTCAATTACTTACTTAATCAAAAACAACCAACAAtacttgtttaaaaaaatactcacGGCATTGTCAAGCATCCTCATAAGTGCTTCAAACTCAGAGCTACCGATTCTCCAGcgtttttccaatttttcagCCAATGGCGAAGGTTCAATGATACTGGAAGTATGTGGGATCGGTGGTTTTCTCGAGGCTtcgtaaatagattttttggATTCCTCCGACAGTAAGTTCAAGTTTTCAACTCCCATGGGCATCAACTTCAACTGGGTCTCGCAAGCAAGAACAGTATTGTAGACATTGTAAAAGGCTTCTTCAATAGTCTCACCGCAACACAAAGCACCGCGGTTGGTCAAAAGCATTACTTTATTAATAGGTCCCAGATTGCGGGTTATCTTCTCGCGCTCTTCTGGTTCAACAGTCTCGCCAATGTACTGGTGAATCGAGACATCGCCGATCACGATGCTCTCAGGGCCGATTGGTAAGAGGCCGCATTTTAAGGAAGACACTGCTGTTACTGTTGGCGTTGTTATATGTATAATACACTTAATGTCTGGACGAGCAGCATGGATCGTCGAGTGCAATTGAAATTCAGCTACATGCACTCCAAAATTAGTCGTTCCCTGCTCGACTACCTGCCCTTGCATGTCGACTTTAACTAATGACGATGCCGTTATCTCGTGGTAGAGCAGCCCGAATGGGTTTACTAAAAAATGCTCCTCGTCGGCGTTTAATCGGGCTGTTATCTGTCCAGCCAGACCCTGGGTCCATCCGTACAAATCTAGTAGTCTAAATACAGCCGCTAATTTGCAACGTAGTAATTTTTCTCCGCGTTCATAACCCTTCGCTTCTACACCACGGATGTCGTTTATAGGCACCACACAATTTGAAtctgtgaaattttttaaattcttgtattaattacagttttttattattttgataattaacatcaaaacttatttttagttcatgtATGTGGTATTaaagtgtagaaaaaaaatcgacaaatttttgaaatgatcttgaaattttgttaaagaatgtcaaaataaattcactcTAAAAGTTTTagcttttaatattgatattcaaaagtaaatattttccatttaattaaataataaattataacatggtaaataatatttttaaactttagaGTTTTATATCTCGTTCTACAAGCAACATACGGGGAAGTGTTTTATACATATTAATTATAGTAAATTGAatgttttacaaaaaaaaatctcttatgattttttgataagtTGACTATTTTGAAAGTTATAATTTGACATATATTTTAACTTTGTGCATGGCTCCATAGTTCTTTTCGAGTTAGAACTAgaaattccaaataaaaaaaaatttgtcgatCTTTTTGATACACTCTAATATGCAACaatgctttttaaataattataaaaaaatacattagtAATCTGGTATGACAAATTaggttattttataatgtatGTAAATGATATTTTAGCAACTGAgttagttatttaaatttataatttaaaaattttgtgtttctttttaaatacgtaaatcataattaaaaaaaaaaaaataattatccatATCaactcttattttttaaataaaaacaacttttttttaccaatgagtcaattataaagataaaacACATGaatcttcaaaattaaaataaaaaactacaaaaatataaataatcaataattgaaaaaatttttcagttgctaaaattttaacttgaacatttaataattcttatcaaacataaaataaatcattttcaaCTGTAATATTCGCACGtacatataataaaaataaaagtaaaaataaaaattagtcatcaataataaaataacaaatctaaaaaattacttttgaacACATTAGCATTAAAACGAGCACCCTGTGCACCCATCATCTCCGTAATCTGTTGCAACAATCCGCAAGGTCCAGATCCATCCTTCAATTGTGTCTCAATAATGCGCTCCAACTCTTCTTTGAACATCTTCGagttcattattatttctacacgCTTCCTTCGCTCCATTTCTCGCATATCctgcaaaataaaaataaacttaatacaataatttttctaacatatgaaaaatataaaataatctttaaactGTTTTCTTGTAATATTAATACAACCACAAGTAACAGTTCAATACTTACGGCATCAATATCCGCTGGTCTCATTTtgcttttttcttcttctgtaAGACCGTCTATCACTCCATTTGTGTGAGGCTCGGAGAGCTCATGCTGACTCGTGTCCGCCATCTTCGGGCCTCTTTCAGTTAGCAGCGcctgataatttattaaaaattaataattattattaaaaaaaaaattaatgcaacaaatattaatgtcttattctataaatttcaattcatccattttatttttgctaacCTCATTTAACTCATAAtctaaaatgcaattttattttttaacaactgCTTTTATGAATGCTTGGTTAAtgttgttaacaataaatgcTGTAtgcaacattttttaaattaaattttcaaatgaaaaaatgcgaaaattcattaaaaaaaaaaatttcataagtaaaaaataaaattatatttttaaaaagatcaaCTGcaagagaaattttgaaattttgttttaattacataattttttaacacattTAATTACTTCACGCTAATAAATAGCGATAAAATAGTTTAGTACGAGTTTCTTACATTACAAAAGCCTTTAAGAGACTAACACACTAGTTTTAACCGATAAGGAGGTCTCTGGCATCTAATACTTCAGTTACATCACAGAACGCGGCTATATACTAACTTACAATTCACAACTTTAGTTTGCGCATTAAATTTGTCGCAGCCTTACTTGACTCATACTGATCCTGATCGCTTCAATAACGTTCAACTCGAgtcgaataataataattattatcgttttataattaaatatactcATAATGGCGggtcattaaattattagatacaTAGCATACATAACACGTGTTGCTGATGATTACcaactaaaaattaacaattaactgTTAATTGATGTAGTTCATTTTCTGATCATTTCTTTAATAGAATAGATTAAAAgttctagatttttttatagcaaaaatttttatcttaatcaCTAGCTTCTTATCAGTTGAGTAAATATGACATTGTTTGATAGTAGTATCAAGGATTTGTGCTCACGGTTTATTTTAGActgcattaattattatttttattgttaatacaTCACTgattaaaattctttattatttacattaaaatttaagtaagttgtcaattattgtattataattatgaaaaatttgtcGAAATTTCTACACACATCTAGCGTGAACGCATCAAGATTTTTTCTCCTGcagcttcaatttttttttttttttttttttttttttagtaaataaaattatttatgcatacgaaatcttttattcttttccaaaaaaactaataaactAATCTGACACCTATCATCttgataagaataaaaaaaaaattcttttctttCTTAGCATTTGTAAATGATAATCCAAACCTTATCTTTAACAAGTTAGAGTGAATAAATAGatattataattcaaaattacatttttttttttttttttttttcatttttagggacttttgaacttttttcaaaaaaattgctttagcgcgttaaaatatttgtaaattaatcaaaattttctattttaaatttaataactttatgaaaattttgtttgaaaaattttctaaaagtaATCATCGCCTTCGCTTCAAAGTACTTTCTTTTGACTTATTTAGTTAATAGAAACTTTGAAGATTTATCTTGAATgcaaaattaacaaatagtaaacaatttctaaattattatatacaatatttgtcaaaggtttttttttgtcaaatggctagatttctttttattctttaccaaaaataaaaaaaatattttagattttattctATTGCTGGCAGTCTAGCTGGcattgatgataaaaaaaaatattttcgttaaaaaaattgacaaaaaaaaactttttataaagaaatataccaatattatacaaatattcattaacgaaatttttttgtaagtatTCATCTCaattgttcaaattttttataattatttttcttattaatttttgcattGCTAGATtcatattaattgttatttgaataaaaaaaaaaatccttaatTTTTCCTGGTAAAAAAATGAACGAATGtgataaaattgtaattaaattatttaaaaatttaaaagcggTTTGACTAtcgaaaattaagaaaattaatggAACAACAAAACTTTTCAGAAAACTCAAACATTacctaaaatatttaatagaatagttcaatgatttttagatatttttaatagtg
It encodes:
- the LOC123265087 gene encoding uncharacterized protein LOC123265087 isoform X6; its protein translation is MALLTERGPKMADTSQHELSEPHTNGVIDGLTEEEKSKMRPADIDADMREMERRKRVEIIMNSKMFKEELERIIETQLKDGSGPCGLLQQITEMMGAQGARFNANVFKNSNCVVPINDIRGVEAKGYERGEKLLRCKLAAVFRLLDLYGWTQGLAGQITARLNADEEHFLVNPFGLLYHEITASSLVKVDMQGQVVEQGTTNFGVHVAEFQLHSTIHAARPDIKCIIHITTPTVTAVSSLKCGLLPIGPESIVIGDVSIHQYIGETVEPEEREKITRNLGPINKVMLLTNRGALCCGETIEEAFYNVYNTVLACETQLKLMPMGVENLNLLSEESKKSIYEASRKPPIPHTSSIIEPSPLAEKLEKRWRIGSSEFEALMRMLDNAGFRTGYIYRHPLIKSEPPRPRNDVEVPPAVSSLGYLLEEEELYKQGLWKGGRKGADRSRWLNSPNVYQKVEILETGTPDPKKITKWVDQNAEEWVSDGSPTHSSSTPVRIDSALQFVPKNTNPKEFKQLQQQIKDYRRADKISAGPQSHILEGVSWEEAKKMQDATISGTGEQVVLVGAASKGIIQRNFQHNAMVYKTPYAKNPFDAVTDQELDQYKKEVERKTKGDIYDESQSESEALSSFNISRATHESSTAKSPIQSPISVTSETEEESRDEPRVLRIETKRVPKPSQAEVVLSDDYEASSNDEGSEEIPVSDYGRWRLDAHEEIHLERTKLITLTPLKSLNPQSKSLDNLNIFGVSSPKYKSTYPNLNSRIKSYRRRIFFDQYDKVYAQYKNSNLTIQASQSASDVNLNFINTNQGQSSVKQLISKYSSLALTGRNINDNTENNININTGLIKSRKRAYVPLASSSCSVCKLPRLSLPVLKLQDLQSPRLVEEAMNRQVLSETYVETESHLKECELRPVPVDLRVSPISMSPFYQFGEVQYESTPIKNVQVSKDCLPTAGSFEFVNTDVNVSEADVNGNIANPLSMTSSGEKLASDQEPSSEDVASVQTVVEKNLDCAVTDEKNLITETESISPELIDNLEWFNEPLDTLESSFAKELNDSQPWRFSSPLVSGKKYQREDSMTEVIDSINVNLTPSKSMRSLNFHLPSSDASMKYNLNSSHMSVIYSLTPTAEIQDGEEGNEHIYCGKKCPQCLILAPIGSLSPTDHDSFYIWDDPIAEDEEKEDNVVDLNKTIDLFDNSIELEANVTHESADFELPEIKVEDEGEFHKDIETTVNEIIEGLEERATLIEANRLVDNVIDSACIEVNAVKSLEDQTRFDGSENAEHDAKNEVEAPLGNEEAYLAGNGEGTRDGKEEIDFVDEVACKVEDDSNAEDIEINKEISSVEEDGIGTERIVIKEEADSKIEDDDDFGNLENLFEEESKPEVHTESHSEEANTEEQIDPEEVKEEISEIIHKISFNEDSEENIADKYTVIDEIIHHIIDKNSSNSSEQALERQDSHESQEESPRDTSESSESFNLKKVKENTNTEIKELQIQQESSLKIVDENVECTESKEDFINKLKAITEDVNSLDEGRIKEIFFSGVINDLHLNPDGKLTAAESTEILQKLKCIAEQVNIDESSKASDGLETSNGDSTYSDALKQFKNQVEEIFKNSQASLAELDVDVDDVNIDNTAGKEIDSMEVDGHNEEDIAVNSSEQNEESEREEISVDNTKSDDSKEKNEVNGKIVKFCIIEYQGEVSSGQEVQNEVDEAEKVQETGAQSSDGRESSESDESDSLVKNLSDGEKEALKLWEMAESEIEHSYNGNISTTFVEYDHVDDILDTVDAKPLVHYPTHHDLHLDCLDEALNVSITRCKDKISLSTISEDDESESEDEVCFISSPIKNINSPMKINKVDSVCSLELIQEIDEDDIDIDKVAPDVNAKPVDVSDDDSDSVVIMSIKNIFKEDDDLKIIYENVNNNIYHDGDINIIREIVFNKPVSDLDENHCSIENVNELKQTSSSLTEFHSCQEELSNQESFETCISHQSTQTITPRSDNNEVNSETYTISDNDADDDCTSEIVGIPHDTMYNADVSSNLRKSDSFSEDNFNTCDTTANMADLSSLCDSDKSGVTNNEKEANYKNFNGYNGNEDKNSDINVINNNSNYNYNDNDNDTTEKKCSVCSKYFCTDDLKNLSIDDFCDNLIMNDSAKEFMLQKNYTCRNCLMTMSMDTRDFIRLERQVVQEENINCNITLNVSPIKTPPKYENTTLCKVVSKMNLTDLNYSIDSNITQDSLVDS